The genomic DNA TCGCCGTCGCCATGGCCTTCGACATGAGCGACCCACATCGTGTGACACGCCGTTCAGCCAACGGATTTTGGCTGCACATGGTTGCGGCACCCGCGTTGGTGAACACCATGGCGCTTTCGCTTATGGGGCAATCCAACCTGATCCTTCTTATCGTTCTTGCGATGTTTGCCATCGTCGCCATCGTCATCGACCGCAGGTCGTTCCTGATTGCCGCCATAGGATATATCGTGGCGCTTGGGGCAGCTATTTTTGACGGTGCCGGAACAGCCCCAACCATCCTGATCCTTGGCGTCGTCCTGCTTCTTCTTGGTGCATTCTGGGAACGGATCCGCGCACGCATCCTGCGCGTGATGCCCGGATTTATCCCGCTGCACCGTCTTCCTCCTTCTCAAGTTTAAGGTTCATTCATGACTGACCTCACGCCTCGCGAAATTGTCTCTGAACTTGACCGGTTCATCATCGGCCAGAAGGATGCCAAACGCGCCGTTGCTGTCGCACTGCGCAATCGTTGGCGGCGCAAGCAATTGGGCGATGACCTGCGCGATGAGGTTTACCCGAAAAATATCCTGATGATCGGACCAACCGGTGTGGGCAAAACCGAAATCTCGCGCCGTTTGGCAAAACTGGCGCGCGCGCCATTCCTGAAAGTCGAGGCGACGAAATTCACCGAAGTCGGGTATGTCGGCCGCGATGTCGAACAGATCATCCGCGATCTGGTCGATACCGCAATCATCGACACCCGCGAACACATGCGCGAAGACGTCAAAGCCAAAGCGCGTGCCGCCGCCGAAGAACGGGTGATCACCGCAGTTGCAGGCACCGATGCGCGCGAAGGCACACGCGATATGTTCCGCCGCAAACTCAAATCAGGCGAGCTTGATGACACTATCATCGAGCTTGAGTTAACCGACAATTCCAACCCCATGGGCGGTTTCGAAATCCCCGGCCAGCCCGGCGGTATGGGCGGCATGATGAACCTTGGTGATCTGTTCGGCAAAGCCATGGGTGGCCGGACGGTCAAAAAGCAGATGACCGTCGCCGATAGCTATGACGCGCTGATTGCCGATGAGGCCGACAAGTTACTGGATGATGAAACCGTCACCAAAGCCGCACTTGAAGCGGTTGAGCAGAACGGCATCGTCTTTCTGGACGAGATCGACAAGGTTTGCGCCCGCGCTGATGCGCGCGGTGCTGATGTATCCCGCGAAGGTGTGCAGCGTGATCTGCTTCCCTTGATCGAAGGCACGACCGTGTCCACAAAACACGGGCCAATCAAAACCGACCATATCCTGTTCATCGCCTCGGGCGCGTTCCACGTAGCCAAACCGTCTGACCTTCTGCCCGAACTGCAAGGTCGCCTGCCCATCCGTGTCGAACTGCGTGCCCTGACGGAGGATGATTTCGTGCGTATCCTGACTGAAACCGACAACGCGCTGACCCTGCAATACACAGCCCTGATGAAGACCGAAGAGGTCACCGTGACCTTCACTGAAGACGGGATAAAAGCACTGGCCAAAATCGCCGCAGAAGTGAACGAAGCGGTTGAAAACATCGGCGCGCGCCGCCTTTACACTGTGATCGAGCGGGTGTTCGAGGACCTGTCATTTAATGCCCCCGACCGTGCCGGTGATAATATCGCTGTCGATGCGGCCTTTGTCGAAGAACACTTGGGCGAACTATCCCGCTCAACCGACCTCAGCCGCTACGTGCTTTGACCAAAAAATTCCGCTTTTAACTTTGGCATAGTCGGATCATTTAGAGCAGATGACCCGACAGCCGAGTTACCTTCGTTTCATACGCGACAATCTCCCGTTCCTTGCAACGGGATTTTTGTTGTCGTTTCTGTCCAGCTTTGGCCAGACATTTTTTATCTCGATCTTTGGCGGTGAAATCCGTGAAGCCTACGGGCTGACCAACGGTGAATGGGGGCTGACCTATATGATCGGCACAGGTGCCTCGGCGGTGGTGATGGTCTTTGCGGGCGGTCTGGCTGACAGGTTTCGGGTGCGGACATTGGGGATCGTCGTGGTCCTGCTTCTTGCGTCCGCCTGCCTGTTCATGGCCTTCAATAGCATTGTCGCGCTGCTGCCTTTCGTGATTTTCGCGCTGCGTTTCACAGGCCAAGGCATGACCACCCATGTCGCCACCGTCGCCATGTCCCGCTGGTTTATTGCCACGCGCGGCCGCGCGCTGGCGGTTGCCGCCTTTGGCTTTATGCTGGGCGAGGCTGCACTCCCGCTGACGATGGTCTGGCTCAAATCCATGATTGAGTGGCGGACACTCTGGGTCTGTTTCGCTGTTTTCTGTGTGTTGGCCTGTTTTGTCCTCTACCGTCTTCTCCGTTTGGAGCGCACACCGCAATCCATGGCGGAAACCGCGCAATCGACAGGGATGGGGGGGCGCCATTGGACACGCAGCGATGCACTGCGCCATCCTCTGTTCTGGGCGATGGTGCCGGCTGTCATGTCATTTTCGGGTTTCGGGACAGCTTTCTGGTTCCATCAGGTGCATTTTGCGGAAATCAAAGGCTGGTCACACCTTGCACTTGTCTCGGTGTTCCCTTTGGGCACCGCGGCACTTCTCATCTCGACCATCGGCTACGGCTGGGCAGTTGACCGTTTCGGTGCAACGCGGCTTTTGCCAATTTACCTGATTCCACTGGTGATCGCCTTTATCCTGCATTGGTACGCGCCGTCACTGGGTTGGACCGCGCTCGCAGTCATGCTGATGGGGATAGCGGGCGGTGGTCAGGCAACATTACTCAACGCGTGCTGGGCCGAGTTTTATGGCACACGGCATATTGGTGCGATCAAAGCGGCAGCGGCGGCTTTGATGGTGCTCGGGTCCGCCATTGGGCCGGGCCTGAGCGGTTGGTTGATTGACAAAGGTATCGGGTTTGAACAGCAACAATTAGGCTATGCTGCTACTTTTGCTTTCGCCGCCCTGATACTGATCATTCCGACACGCAAGGCGCGACAGGCTTTAGCGGTTTCGCTTTAAATACACGTAATATGCACCATGGCCGCCATGTCTGATATGCGCTGGCGTCACCTGCAAAATCGCCTGCGACAATGGCGGCAGCGCAAGCCACTGCGGCACCTGATGCCGCAAGACGCCATGCCGTGTCGGGATCGGTCCGCCATCATCACGGTCTTTTCCTTTCCCAGTAATCACCAGAACCAACCGCCGGCCCTGCGATTGCGATCCAAGGATGAAAGATACCAATGCCGGATGTGCCTGTGCCATCGTCATGCCGTGCAAATCAATCCGCCCCTCGGGTTTCAGCTTGCCACGCTTCATTTTCCCGAAAGACTTGTTGTCCATATTGACGGGCGAGGCGGCCAAGCGCTCAACAAGGGGGCGCATGATGTCATGGGGCCGCGCGGCGTTTGTTTTTTGCCCGACGCGGAAATCCGGCACAGGTTCGCGGATATCAGCAGGTTTTGGTTTCGGTTTTGCTGCCAACTCTGGCGCACGCGTTTTGCGCTTGGGATCAAGCGGTGTAGCGCGTTCTGCCACGCGATCCCAAAGCGCGCGTTCTTCGGATGAAAGGTGCCGTGGCTTGCGCATCAGCTTTCCACCAGTTGCGCGGGCAATAACACAACCATCCGCCCGCCATCCTTGATCCGGCCGGCCCGCAAACCTGCTTCTGGACCGGTTCCGAAAAAGATATCCGCCCGTTGCGCCCCTTTGATCGCGCCACCTGTATCTTGCGCAATCATCAGGCGTTGCATTGGCAGATCACCGTCCTTTTCAATCCAGACAGGGGCACCCAGCGGCACAAAAGCGGGGTCAATAGCGATAGACCTGCCAGCGGTAATGGACCGGTTCATCGTTCCCAAAGGTCCTTGATGGGCAGGAATTTCGCTGACCTCGCGAAAAAACACATAGCTTTCGTTTTCCAGCAAAAGCGCACGGCCCGCTTCACCGTTCGCATGCACCCAATCGCGGATCGCGTCGGCAGAAACCTGATCCGGCCCGAACACCCCACGGGCCACCAACAGCTTACCAATCGAGGTATAGGGCCGCCCGTTTTTTCCACCAAACCCCACACGCATCATGCTGCCATCAGGCAGACGAATGCGACCGGACCCCTGCACCTGAAGAAAGAACACATCAACAGGGTCTGTCAGCCAAGCCAGTTCAAGCCCGCGATTTGCAAGGATACCGTCCTGGTCTATTTCGCGGCGCGCATGGTTGAGGTCGTCCGGTCTGGTATAAATCGGATAGCGATAGGGTTCACCGCGTTCGCGCGATCCGGTCAGTTCGGGCTCATAGTATCCGGTGAACAACGTCGGATCTCCGTCTTCGATCAAAACCGGTCGAAAGAATTCCTCAAAGAACCCACGCGGCGCGGGGTCTGCGCGGGCAATCTCATGTAGCGTCGCCCAGGCGGGGCCATCCATATCGCCACAGGTGGTCTTGAAAACATCAAAGGCGGCCTGATGATTATCATCACGCCACCCTTTCAGCTGATCAAACGCCAGCGTGGTATATCTTGGTTCCGCCATCGCACCGCCCATCTGCCTGCAGGGTCAGGCAGCCACCAAACCCTGCCAAGGGTTATTCACCCGTTGCAACCAGCCGCCAGTTCGGATCACCAGAATCCATTTTGCGGGCAAAGGTCCATGTGTCCTTCTGGCGTTTGATCTCTTTTTCGCTGCCTTCGATAATGTCGCCCGCGCTGTCACGTACGATAGAGGTCATTTCGCTCTTGAATTGCACGGAAACCTCGGCCTCGTTCGTGGTATCGTCAAATTCGGCGGCAACCAGTTTCATATCACTGATACCGATAAACTTGGCGTCGATGGTCAAGCCCTGACGTTGCCGTTCATCAACGACCGACGCGAATGCTTCGTAAACGTCCTCAGAAATGAACGGCACGATTTCATCAAGATCACCCTTTTCAAAGGCCATCAGGATCATCTCATAGGCGCCACGGGCACCGCCCAGGAATTCGCTTACGTTGAACGACGGATCAACGCGTTTCATGCTGGCCAAAGCCTTGGCCGAAACAGAATCTTCTTCAACGTGATCGGTGATGTCGAGATCAGGGCCACCTTCGATCACATCAAATTCCGGCTTGCCGATACGGCTTGACGGTTCAGGACGCGCAACGGGTGGCTTTTCAAAACCTTCGCGGGTGCCAAGAACACCACGCAGACGCAAAATCAAGAAAACAGCGATGCCAGCTAGCACCAAGAGCTGAATAATTGGAGAGTTCATCGGGACCTCGTTCAGGGGAAGGCATGGAAACACGCCCTTTCGTTCCCTATGTAGGTCGCAGGCAGGCCCAAGTCCACCTTAGGCCCGCACATGTTATGAAAGGCTCGGATAATGTGGCTGTTAATTGCGTTTATCGCAGTCCCGATGATCGAAATTGCGCTGTTTATACAGGTCGGCGGCCTGATCGGCGTCTGGTGGACCCTCTTGATTGTCCTTCTGACGGCGATCACCGGGTCTTATCTGGTCCGTAACCAGGGCCTGCGTGAGTTGGGCAACCTGCAGAAGTCTTTTACAGAGCTCGACGACCCGACAGAACAGCTTGCCCACGGGGCAATGATCCTTTTTGCCGGTGCGTTGCTTTTGACACCCGGATTTTTCACCGATGTGGTCGGTCTTTTGCTTCTAGTCCCAAGCTTCAGGCGCGCCGCTTTCGTCTGGGCCAAATCCCGCGTGAATGTGCAGCGCTTTGAAATGGGCGAGACCCCGCACCAACGCCCTCAGCAACCAAATGATCGTGTGATCGACGGTGAATTCGAAGACGTCACACCGCAGAAGAACCGGCCGGAGGGCCCTTCAAACTGGACGCGGGATTGAGCCTGCTCTTTTAGGCTGATAGGAACGCGCGAACCTTATTCAACTGGAGCAGTTTCCAATGTCCGATACACCTGAAAACGGTGCCGCCGCCCAACCCGCCGCCGCCCAAGTCACGAACCGTGTTCTTGCACAATACATCCGCGATATGTCTTTCGAGAATATCCTGGCGCAAAAAGGCGTCACAGGTGATGCACAACCAGAGATTCAGGTGCAGGTGAACCTTGATGCACGCAAGCGCGGCACCGAAAACCAGTACGAAGTGATCACAAAGCTGAACATCACCAGCAAGACCAAGGAAAAAGGCGATCCGCTTTTTGTGCTTGAACTTGAATATGCTGGCGTTTTCCTCGTGCAGGGCGTTCCGGAAGAGCAAATGCATCCCTTCCTGCTAATCGAATGTCCGCGCATGACCTTCCCGTTCGTGCGCCGGATCGTCAGCGACGTCACACGTGACGGGGGCTTTCCGCCGCTGAACCTTGATACGATTGATTTCCTTGCGCTTTACCGCTCCGAGCTGGCCCGCCGGACAGAAGCCGAAAAAGCAAAAGCCAACTAGGCCTTAGTTTTTCCAAATTGCGCCGTCGCCCAGCTTTTCGATGAAAGCAGCATGGGCGGCGGCTTCTTCTTTTGTGATCCGCGGCGCAAGCGGTTCCTGACGCGGCATCGGGCGCCAATCATCGGCACCGCCACTTGCGTTTCGGCTGCGGGTATCTGTTGCCAATGCAAAATCCGGCTGTCGGCCACCGATCAGTTCCAGATAAACCTCTGCCAAGATCTCACTATCCAACAGCGCGCCGTGCAATGTCCGCGAGCTGTTGTCGATGGCAAAGCGCCGGCACAGCGCATCCAATGACGCGGGTGAGCCCGGAAATTTGCGGCGTGCAATGGCAAGCGTATCGATGGCCTGATCCATCGGCAAAAGCGGGCGATTGAGCCAGCCCAATTCGGCATTGAGAAATTTCATATCGAATGCCGCGTTATGGATCACCAGTTTTGCATCACCGATGAAATCCACGAAATCCTGTGCAATATCCTTGAAAAGTGGCTTATCGCGCAGCGTTTCTTGCCCCGGCTTGGGCTCTTGCGGTGGTTCCAGCAGATCGGGACCGATCCCGTGCACGCCAAACGCCTCTGCCGGCATCGACCGCTGGGGGTTGATATATTGATGATATGTGCGGCCCGTCGGGACGTGGCCCATCAGTTCAACTGCACCGATTTCGACAATGCGGTCACCCTCATGGGGTTCAAAACCGGTGGTTTCCGTATCAAGTACGATTTCACGCATCTGTTTGCCCTGTCAGTTTCGCAATCAGGTGTCGCACGGCCTGTCGGGTGTCGTCCAGTGTCAGGGTTTCAATAATGTGGTCCGCACAGGCCCGTTTTTCAGCATCCGGTATTTGGCGTTCCAAAATCCGCTGAAACTGGCTTTCGGTCATACCCGGGCGGGCCATGACCCGTTCTCTTTGCACATTTGCAGGGGCTGTGACGACAAGAACAGAGGACAACCAGTTCTGTGCACTGGTTTCAAATAGCAACGGGATATCGAGAACGACCAATGGGTCACTATGTGAGGCAAGAAACGCCGCGCGGTGCTCTGCGACCAGCGGATGCACGATCTCTTCGAGTTTTCCCATAACACTGAGATCATCCGCGATCATTTCCTTGAGCCGGTCACGGCTGACATGACCGTCCTCAATCGCCTCGGGTAATGCGGCGCTGATGGGGCCAACTGCCGCGCCACCTTTGGCGTAAAGCGCATGTACTGCTTCGTCCGCGTCCCACACGGGGATCCCTTCGTCACGAAACATCTGGGCTGTTGTAGATTTTCCCATTCCAATCGAACCGGTTAATCCCAACAGATGTGTCATGCGAGCACCGCCGCGCGGGTCGCATCATCAACCTCTGGCCTTTTCCCGAACCATCGTTCAAAGCCAGGCACGCCCTGATGCAACAACATCCCGAGGCCATCGACCGTTCGGGCGCCTTTCGCTTCAGCCGCTTTCAGAAACGGCGTCCGCAAAGGATTATACACGATGTCAGTCACGACCGCGTCTTTCGAGAGCGCATCAAGCGATACTTTGAATTCCTGCGCGCCAACCATACCAAGCGATGTGGTATTGATCACGGTGTTCGCACCATCAAGCATCTGATCGGCCTGTACCCAGTCTACCACTCTCACACGGGCGCCAAAATCAGCGCGCAAGGCCTCGGCCTTGGGTCGGGTCCGGTTTGCAATGATGATTTCGGGAACACCGGCGTCAGCAAGGGCCACAATAATCGCACGCGCAGCACCACCTGCCCCGAAAATGGCGGCCGGGCCTGCCTTAGGGTCCCAGTCCGGTGCACCCTGACGGACATTTGCCATGAAACCATAGCCATCGGTGTTATCTGCGAAAATACGCCCATCTTCTTTGAAAATCAGGGTATTTGCAGCACCAATCAGCGTGGCGCGATCTGTGATTTGATCGGCAAACTGCATCACACTCACTTTATGCGGCAAAGTGACATTCGCGCCGATAAATCCCTGCTTTGGAAGATCACGCAAAGTGCTTTCAAGTGCATCTTCCGAGACCTGAAGTGCCGTATATTCACCTTCAATGCCGTAACGTTTGAGCCAATAGCTATGCAGCTTTGGTGACAGCGAATGACTGATTGGATTGCCGATAACACCGGCGCGGGGAATACTGGTCATGACGGTAATGTTCCGCGAAGTGTCAGATATGACAAGAGTTCTAAGAGCGGCAAACCGAGGACGGTGAAATAATCTCCTTCAATGCGTGTAAAAAGTCGCACTCCTTCTTCTTCAAGCTTATAGGCGCCAACAGAATGGCGGATACTGTCCCAGTTCCGGTCGACATAATCCGCAAGATAAGTGTCGGACGCGTCGCGCATATGCAGCCGGACGACGCCAACATGACGCCAAAGCGGTTTTCCTTCACCATAGATCACAGCAGCTGACAAAAGCTGGTGTTTTTGACCGCGAAGGGACTGAAGCTGCGACAGGGCCTCGGCGGGTGTTTCGGGCTTGTTGAAAATTTGCGGGCCTAGCGCAAGAACTTGATCGCAGCCAATCACCAGGGCATCTGGGTGACGCGCCGCAACACGCTGGGCTTTCAATTCTGCCAGCGTATCGGCAATATCGCGGGGGCTGGCAGTTTCAGCCAAAAGGGACGCGCGCACAGCGTCCTCATCGACGCGGGCAACGGAAACGTCAAAATCGAGGCCTGCGTTTTTCAGCAATTGCGCGCGGATTTCCGAGCCTGATGCAAGAATGATCTGGTCGCTCATGTGGATAACCTTTTGGACAAGTCTTGTGTCGACGCGCGGATTGATACGGGCATAACTAGCAGGCTGCAGCGTTTTGTGTAGAACAGACCTGTCCCAAATTGCACCACAGGGTTTTTTCCACGGTGGGTATGAATAAGTCGGGCCTGTGGAAGAATCGGGTTGATGAGAGAGTCAATGCTGTAACCGACCGGATTACGTAGAAAAATATACTCCACAAGACATTGTTTTTAAATAGTTTATTTTGCAATCTGTTCTCTTCAGCTGTTACCTTAGAGAAATCCCACCTTGGGATAAATCTGAGGATGAAAAAACAACCCACAGAAAATCGGGTGACAAACAACAACATCATCTTTTCTTTCTCTTTATATTTATTATGGAAGAGCAGGGCAAAGAAGGCATAAGCACATGATGGATTTTTTGAGTGGTATCTATCCGTGGATCAAGGCACTCCATATCATGGCAGTGCTCGCATGGATGGCTGGCTTGTTCTATCTGCCGCGCCTGTTTGTTTATCATGCCGAGAAAGCGACTGTTGGATCAGAGCTTGATCAGACTTTTCAGATCATGGAAGAGAAACTTCTGCGGGTGATTATGAACCCAGCAATGATCGTTGCATGGATTGCCGGTCTGATCATGATCGGTTTGGGTGCGTTTGACTGGGGCGCGGCCTGGTCGTGGGTCAAGCTTGTCTCGGTGATTTTGATGACCGGTGCGCATGGCTGGATGAGTGCGCGACGCAAAGAGTTTGCAGCGGGCACAAATACACGGTCAGGGCGGACGTACCGGTTATTTAACGAGGTGCCCACCGTTTTGATGGTCTTGATCGTTGTCGCAGTAATTGTGCGGCCCTTTTAAGCGCGATTGACTCAGATGCTTTGCGTGCCTATGTGTGGCAGCGCTTCCCGTCCGGGAAAGTGATTTTCCATTCCTAACCGTAGAAATGCTGGCATGCGTGCTGGCAACAGGATTTACTCATGTCACAGCACCGTTTGAATCTTGCTGATCTGAAGGCGCAAAGCCCGAAGGATTTGCTGTCTCTGGCCGAAGAGCTTGAGATCGAGAACGCATCGACGATGCGTAAAGGCGACATGATGTTCGCCATCTTGAAAGAACGGGCAGACGAGGAATGGGTCATCGGTGGTGATGGCGTTTTGGAAGTGCTGCAGGACGGGTTTGGTTTCTTGCGGTCACCCGAAGCAAACTATCTGCCGGGCCCAGATGATATCTACGTTTCACCGGATATGATCCGGCAGTATTCCTTGCGCACCGGAGATACGGTCGAAGGGGTCATGAAAGAGCCCAATGACAATGAACGTTATTTTGCGCTGACCTCGGTTGAGCTGATCAACTTTGAAGATCCCGAGAAAGCGAAGCACAAGGTGGCCTTTGATAACCTGACACCGCTCTATCCTGATGAGCGGCTGACGAT from Yoonia rosea includes the following:
- the hslU gene encoding ATP-dependent protease ATPase subunit HslU — protein: MTDLTPREIVSELDRFIIGQKDAKRAVAVALRNRWRRKQLGDDLRDEVYPKNILMIGPTGVGKTEISRRLAKLARAPFLKVEATKFTEVGYVGRDVEQIIRDLVDTAIIDTREHMREDVKAKARAAAEERVITAVAGTDAREGTRDMFRRKLKSGELDDTIIELELTDNSNPMGGFEIPGQPGGMGGMMNLGDLFGKAMGGRTVKKQMTVADSYDALIADEADKLLDDETVTKAALEAVEQNGIVFLDEIDKVCARADARGADVSREGVQRDLLPLIEGTTVSTKHGPIKTDHILFIASGAFHVAKPSDLLPELQGRLPIRVELRALTEDDFVRILTETDNALTLQYTALMKTEEVTVTFTEDGIKALAKIAAEVNEAVENIGARRLYTVIERVFEDLSFNAPDRAGDNIAVDAAFVEEHLGELSRSTDLSRYVL
- a CDS encoding MFS transporter, which produces MTRQPSYLRFIRDNLPFLATGFLLSFLSSFGQTFFISIFGGEIREAYGLTNGEWGLTYMIGTGASAVVMVFAGGLADRFRVRTLGIVVVLLLASACLFMAFNSIVALLPFVIFALRFTGQGMTTHVATVAMSRWFIATRGRALAVAAFGFMLGEAALPLTMVWLKSMIEWRTLWVCFAVFCVLACFVLYRLLRLERTPQSMAETAQSTGMGGRHWTRSDALRHPLFWAMVPAVMSFSGFGTAFWFHQVHFAEIKGWSHLALVSVFPLGTAALLISTIGYGWAVDRFGATRLLPIYLIPLVIAFILHWYAPSLGWTALAVMLMGIAGGGQATLLNACWAEFYGTRHIGAIKAAAAALMVLGSAIGPGLSGWLIDKGIGFEQQQLGYAATFAFAALILIIPTRKARQALAVSL
- a CDS encoding Smr/MutS family protein, translated to MRKPRHLSSEERALWDRVAERATPLDPKRKTRAPELAAKPKPKPADIREPVPDFRVGQKTNAARPHDIMRPLVERLAASPVNMDNKSFGKMKRGKLKPEGRIDLHGMTMAQAHPALVSFILGSQSQGRRLVLVITGKGKDRDDGGPIPTRHGVLRHQVPQWLALPPLSQAILQVTPAHIRHGGHGAYYVYLKRNR
- the mltA gene encoding murein transglycosylase A, yielding MAEPRYTTLAFDQLKGWRDDNHQAAFDVFKTTCGDMDGPAWATLHEIARADPAPRGFFEEFFRPVLIEDGDPTLFTGYYEPELTGSRERGEPYRYPIYTRPDDLNHARREIDQDGILANRGLELAWLTDPVDVFFLQVQGSGRIRLPDGSMMRVGFGGKNGRPYTSIGKLLVARGVFGPDQVSADAIRDWVHANGEAGRALLLENESYVFFREVSEIPAHQGPLGTMNRSITAGRSIAIDPAFVPLGAPVWIEKDGDLPMQRLMIAQDTGGAIKGAQRADIFFGTGPEAGLRAGRIKDGGRMVVLLPAQLVES
- a CDS encoding Tim44/TimA family putative adaptor protein, which produces MNSPIIQLLVLAGIAVFLILRLRGVLGTREGFEKPPVARPEPSSRIGKPEFDVIEGGPDLDITDHVEEDSVSAKALASMKRVDPSFNVSEFLGGARGAYEMILMAFEKGDLDEIVPFISEDVYEAFASVVDERQRQGLTIDAKFIGISDMKLVAAEFDDTTNEAEVSVQFKSEMTSIVRDSAGDIIEGSEKEIKRQKDTWTFARKMDSGDPNWRLVATGE
- a CDS encoding FxsA family protein, which codes for MWLLIAFIAVPMIEIALFIQVGGLIGVWWTLLIVLLTAITGSYLVRNQGLRELGNLQKSFTELDDPTEQLAHGAMILFAGALLLTPGFFTDVVGLLLLVPSFRRAAFVWAKSRVNVQRFEMGETPHQRPQQPNDRVIDGEFEDVTPQKNRPEGPSNWTRD
- the secB gene encoding protein-export chaperone SecB, whose translation is MSDTPENGAAAQPAAAQVTNRVLAQYIRDMSFENILAQKGVTGDAQPEIQVQVNLDARKRGTENQYEVITKLNITSKTKEKGDPLFVLELEYAGVFLVQGVPEEQMHPFLLIECPRMTFPFVRRIVSDVTRDGGFPPLNLDTIDFLALYRSELARRTEAEKAKAN
- the dnaQ gene encoding DNA polymerase III subunit epsilon yields the protein MREIVLDTETTGFEPHEGDRIVEIGAVELMGHVPTGRTYHQYINPQRSMPAEAFGVHGIGPDLLEPPQEPKPGQETLRDKPLFKDIAQDFVDFIGDAKLVIHNAAFDMKFLNAELGWLNRPLLPMDQAIDTLAIARRKFPGSPASLDALCRRFAIDNSSRTLHGALLDSEILAEVYLELIGGRQPDFALATDTRSRNASGGADDWRPMPRQEPLAPRITKEEAAAHAAFIEKLGDGAIWKN
- the coaE gene encoding dephospho-CoA kinase (Dephospho-CoA kinase (CoaE) performs the final step in coenzyme A biosynthesis.); amino-acid sequence: MTHLLGLTGSIGMGKSTTAQMFRDEGIPVWDADEAVHALYAKGGAAVGPISAALPEAIEDGHVSRDRLKEMIADDLSVMGKLEEIVHPLVAEHRAAFLASHSDPLVVLDIPLLFETSAQNWLSSVLVVTAPANVQRERVMARPGMTESQFQRILERQIPDAEKRACADHIIETLTLDDTRQAVRHLIAKLTGQTDA
- a CDS encoding shikimate dehydrogenase, producing MTSIPRAGVIGNPISHSLSPKLHSYWLKRYGIEGEYTALQVSEDALESTLRDLPKQGFIGANVTLPHKVSVMQFADQITDRATLIGAANTLIFKEDGRIFADNTDGYGFMANVRQGAPDWDPKAGPAAIFGAGGAARAIIVALADAGVPEIIIANRTRPKAEALRADFGARVRVVDWVQADQMLDGANTVINTTSLGMVGAQEFKVSLDALSKDAVVTDIVYNPLRTPFLKAAEAKGARTVDGLGMLLHQGVPGFERWFGKRPEVDDATRAAVLA
- a CDS encoding Maf family protein, with the protein product MSDQIILASGSEIRAQLLKNAGLDFDVSVARVDEDAVRASLLAETASPRDIADTLAELKAQRVAARHPDALVIGCDQVLALGPQIFNKPETPAEALSQLQSLRGQKHQLLSAAVIYGEGKPLWRHVGVVRLHMRDASDTYLADYVDRNWDSIRHSVGAYKLEEEGVRLFTRIEGDYFTVLGLPLLELLSYLTLRGTLPS
- the hemJ gene encoding protoporphyrinogen oxidase HemJ, which encodes MMDFLSGIYPWIKALHIMAVLAWMAGLFYLPRLFVYHAEKATVGSELDQTFQIMEEKLLRVIMNPAMIVAWIAGLIMIGLGAFDWGAAWSWVKLVSVILMTGAHGWMSARRKEFAAGTNTRSGRTYRLFNEVPTVLMVLIVVAVIVRPF